A window of Desulfobulbaceae bacterium contains these coding sequences:
- a CDS encoding PilZ domain-containing protein codes for MTNNAEKRISQRFPKNTPVQFALAPQSNNESGRTKKPLSATIIDISATGMGIYTTSHISTGDCVYFVKDQPNWELPPKGKAMWSLKHNDGFRVGLEFIL; via the coding sequence ATGACTAACAACGCCGAAAAAAGAATCAGCCAGAGATTCCCCAAAAACACACCTGTCCAGTTTGCGCTTGCGCCCCAGAGCAACAACGAATCAGGACGCACCAAGAAACCACTTAGTGCAACCATCATCGATATCAGCGCTACAGGGATGGGAATATACACTACCTCCCACATAAGCACTGGAGATTGTGTTTATTTTGTCAAAGACCAACCCAACTGGGAACTTCCGCCCAAAGGCAAGGCAATGTGGAGCCTGAAACATAACGATGGGTTCAGGGTCGGCCTTGAGTTTATCCTCTAG
- a CDS encoding methyl-accepting chemotaxis protein, with product MHQTPATTQVISRSYLSGLVIKCGLLFAGGLILTGLILYFTSHQPLGPSYQESFSRLSQFKEELLTKSIIIYCLLTTMILVGVIFITMIYSHRVVGPLVGIKRVVKAIASGDLSQKARLRKKDAIKPMA from the coding sequence GTGCACCAAACACCCGCTACCACTCAAGTCATTTCCAGATCATACCTCAGTGGCCTCGTCATTAAGTGCGGCCTGTTGTTCGCAGGTGGACTGATCTTAACCGGGTTAATCCTATACTTCACCAGCCACCAGCCACTAGGCCCTTCCTACCAGGAAAGCTTTAGTCGGCTATCCCAATTCAAGGAAGAGTTGCTCACCAAATCGATTATTATCTATTGCTTGCTTACCACCATGATTCTGGTCGGCGTAATCTTCATCACCATGATATACTCACACCGAGTGGTCGGACCACTTGTTGGCATCAAACGAGTCGTCAAAGCTATTGCCTCTGGGGATTTGAGTCAAAAAGCCCGCCTCCGCAAAAAAGACGCCATCAAACCCATGGCG